From uncultured Flavobacterium sp., one genomic window encodes:
- a CDS encoding Tex family protein: MTNIQFIAKTVQTAAINIQNTVKLLEEDCTIPFISRYRKDTTGNLDEVQIEQIAKLHKEYEAIVKRKEAVLKSIEEQKALTPELKQKIEQSFDLQEIEDFYLPYKKKKKTKADVAREFGLEPLAKIIMSQNDVDVDFISTQYLNDNVINEEAAIQGARDIIAEWINENIYVRKQLRRLFQRKATIGTKVVKKKSEEEGAQKFSQYFDWEEPLTKAPSHRLLAMLRAENEGFVKMKVDVDIDEAYDIIDELIIKKQNSTTAHLQLAIEDSYKRLLNPAIGNETLQEAKAKADANSIQVFANNLGQLLLAPPLGEKRILAIDPGFRSGCKVVCLDEKGDLLYNETIYPHAPQNEEAMAIKKIRSMVNAYQIDAISIGNGTASRETEFFIKKIAFDKPLQVFIVSEAGASVYSASKIAREEFPNYDVTVRGSVSIGRRLSDPLAELVKIDPKAIGVGQYQHDVDQTKLKEELDNTVIRCVNSVGININTASKHLLSYVSGIGEKLAENIVQYRSENGPFEDRKQLKKVPRLGEKAYQQGAAFIRISNAKNPLDNSAVHPEAYPVVEKMAKDLKLSVNELIANKEKTALIKAENYITPEIGLLTLKDIIKELEKPGLDPRKSAKVFEFDANVKSIKDLKTGMILPGIVNNITNFGCFVDIGIKESGLVHISQLKAGFVSDVNEVVKLHQHVDVKVTEVDEDRKRIQLTMVL, translated from the coding sequence ATGACTAATATTCAATTCATTGCCAAGACTGTCCAAACAGCAGCGATTAACATTCAAAATACGGTAAAATTATTAGAGGAAGATTGTACGATTCCGTTTATTTCGCGTTATCGAAAAGATACAACCGGAAATCTTGATGAAGTTCAAATTGAGCAAATTGCTAAACTTCATAAAGAGTATGAGGCGATTGTAAAACGTAAAGAAGCAGTTCTTAAATCGATTGAAGAACAAAAAGCACTTACGCCCGAATTGAAGCAAAAAATAGAACAAAGTTTTGACTTACAGGAAATAGAAGATTTTTATTTGCCTTATAAAAAGAAGAAAAAAACAAAAGCAGATGTCGCACGCGAATTTGGTTTAGAGCCATTGGCAAAAATTATCATGTCACAAAACGATGTTGATGTTGATTTTATTTCGACACAATATTTGAATGATAATGTAATTAATGAAGAAGCAGCGATTCAGGGCGCTAGAGATATTATTGCAGAATGGATTAATGAGAATATTTATGTTCGTAAACAATTGCGAAGATTGTTTCAACGTAAAGCAACAATAGGAACCAAAGTTGTAAAAAAGAAGAGTGAAGAGGAGGGAGCACAAAAATTCAGTCAGTATTTTGATTGGGAAGAACCTTTGACCAAAGCGCCTTCGCACCGTTTATTAGCAATGCTTCGTGCAGAAAACGAAGGTTTTGTAAAGATGAAAGTCGATGTTGATATCGATGAAGCATACGATATTATTGACGAATTGATTATTAAAAAACAAAATAGTACTACTGCTCATTTGCAATTGGCCATTGAAGATAGTTACAAACGATTGTTGAATCCGGCGATTGGTAATGAAACTTTACAGGAAGCAAAAGCAAAAGCCGATGCCAATTCTATTCAGGTTTTTGCGAACAATTTAGGTCAGTTATTACTGGCACCGCCTTTGGGCGAAAAGCGAATTCTGGCAATCGATCCAGGATTCAGAAGTGGTTGTAAAGTAGTTTGTCTGGACGAAAAAGGCGATTTATTATACAACGAAACGATTTATCCACATGCGCCACAAAATGAGGAAGCGATGGCGATCAAGAAAATCCGTTCGATGGTAAATGCATATCAAATAGATGCGATTTCGATAGGAAACGGAACGGCTTCGAGAGAAACCGAATTTTTCATCAAAAAAATTGCGTTCGACAAACCGCTACAGGTTTTTATTGTTTCTGAGGCCGGAGCTTCAGTATATTCAGCTTCAAAAATTGCACGCGAAGAATTCCCTAATTATGATGTTACGGTTCGTGGATCGGTTTCTATTGGGCGAAGACTTTCAGATCCTTTGGCCGAATTGGTAAAAATTGACCCAAAAGCCATTGGAGTTGGACAATATCAACATGATGTCGATCAAACGAAATTAAAAGAAGAACTTGATAATACAGTAATTCGTTGCGTAAACTCGGTTGGAATCAATATTAACACAGCGAGTAAACATTTGCTAAGTTATGTAAGTGGAATAGGAGAGAAGCTGGCCGAAAATATTGTGCAATATCGTTCAGAAAATGGCCCGTTTGAGGACAGAAAACAGCTAAAAAAAGTGCCTCGCCTAGGCGAGAAAGCGTATCAACAAGGCGCGGCTTTTATTAGAATTTCGAATGCTAAAAATCCGCTGGATAATTCGGCAGTACATCCGGAAGCGTATCCGGTTGTTGAAAAGATGGCGAAAGATTTAAAACTTTCGGTAAACGAGTTAATTGCAAACAAAGAGAAAACTGCCCTTATTAAGGCCGAAAACTATATTACACCTGAAATTGGTTTGCTTACGCTAAAAGACATCATTAAAGAGCTTGAAAAACCAGGATTAGACCCAAGAAAGTCGGCAAAGGTTTTTGAATTTGATGCAAACGTAAAATCTATTAAAGATTTAAAAACCGGAATGATTCTGCCGGGAATTGTTAACAATATCACCAATTTTGGCTGTTTTGTTGATATCGGAATCAAAGAAAGCGGATTGGTTCACATTTCGCAATTGAAAGCTGGTTTTGTAAGCGATGTAAACGAGGTGGTAAAATTACACCAACATGTTGACGTTAAGGTTACAGAAGTTGACGAAGACAGAAAGAGAATTCAGTTGACGATGGTATTGTAA
- a CDS encoding head GIN domain-containing protein, with protein sequence MKKLLIGAAILFVQMSFGQVTKDLGDFDSVKVFDKLSVKLVQSSENKIVIKGARESEVEVVNKKGLLKLRMPFPKLLSGNDLDITVYYKHLELIDVNEGANVTSKEAIKATSFKVSAQEGATIDVNLDVDKLKVSSVSGGSITLHGKAANQDASLGAGGYLLASKLTTSQTTVSVSAGGKADVNASTLVDAKVSAGGSIYIYGKPKQINQKTVFGGKIEEVK encoded by the coding sequence ATGAAAAAGTTATTGATAGGAGCTGCAATTTTATTTGTTCAAATGTCTTTTGGTCAGGTTACTAAAGATTTAGGTGATTTTGATTCCGTTAAAGTTTTTGATAAATTAAGTGTAAAATTGGTTCAGTCTTCAGAAAATAAGATTGTTATTAAAGGCGCAAGAGAATCAGAAGTTGAAGTTGTTAACAAGAAAGGTTTATTAAAATTAAGAATGCCTTTTCCAAAATTATTATCCGGAAATGATCTTGATATTACTGTGTATTATAAACATTTAGAACTTATAGATGTTAATGAAGGTGCAAATGTTACCAGTAAAGAAGCTATAAAAGCCACTTCATTTAAAGTAAGTGCCCAGGAAGGCGCAACAATTGATGTTAATTTAGATGTTGATAAACTAAAAGTAAGTTCTGTTTCAGGAGGTTCTATAACTTTGCACGGTAAAGCAGCAAATCAAGATGCAAGTTTAGGAGCAGGTGGATATTTACTAGCAAGTAAATTGACCACTTCTCAAACTACTGTAAGCGTTTCTGCGGGAGGAAAAGCAGATGTGAATGCTTCTACCCTTGTTGATGCAAAAGTAAGCGCAGGAGGCTCTATTTACATTTATGGAAAACCGAAACAAATTAATCAAAAAACAGTTTTTGGAGGTAAAATCGAAGAGGTAAAATAA
- a CDS encoding GH3 auxin-responsive promoter family protein — MSIKSVAAKIFATKIYYDTLAWANKPVETQQKIFKSLINSATETEFGLDHHFDKIKTVHDFKKRVPIRDYEDLKPYIDKVRMGEENILWKGKPLYFAKTSGTTSGAKYIPLTKESMPYHIEASRNAILHYIYETGKADFVDRKMIFLQGSPILVEKYGIKFGRLSGIAAHFVPRYLQKNRMPSLQTNCIEDWETKIDAIVEETIEQDMSIISGIPSWVQMYFERLQEKSGGKKIGELFKNFNLFIYGGVNYEPYRAKFENMIGRKVDSIELFPASEGFFAYQDSQKSKGMLLLLNSGIFYEFIKADEFFTEKPKSYTIGEVELGVNYVLIISTNAGLWRYNIGDTVQFTSLSPYRVIVSGRIKHYISAFGEHVIANEVENAMKEATDGTKIVINEFTVAPQINPSSGLPYHEWLVEFETEPEDMEVFAEAIDNSMRKQNIYYDDLITGSVLRKVVVTKVSKNGFQEYMKSQGKLGGQNKTPRLSNDRKIADNLK, encoded by the coding sequence ATGTCTATTAAATCAGTAGCAGCAAAAATATTTGCCACCAAAATATACTACGATACATTGGCTTGGGCCAATAAACCAGTAGAAACGCAACAAAAAATATTTAAGAGTTTAATTAATAGTGCCACTGAAACAGAGTTTGGTTTAGATCATCATTTTGATAAAATAAAAACGGTTCATGATTTCAAAAAGCGTGTTCCGATTCGGGACTATGAAGATCTAAAGCCTTATATCGACAAAGTTCGAATGGGCGAAGAAAACATTCTTTGGAAAGGAAAACCATTATATTTTGCTAAAACTTCAGGAACAACTTCAGGTGCAAAATATATTCCGTTAACCAAAGAGTCAATGCCATATCATATTGAAGCTTCGCGAAATGCGATTTTGCATTACATATATGAAACCGGAAAGGCCGATTTTGTCGACAGAAAAATGATTTTCCTGCAGGGAAGTCCCATTTTAGTTGAAAAATATGGAATCAAATTTGGAAGATTGTCCGGAATTGCAGCACATTTTGTTCCAAGATATCTTCAAAAAAACAGAATGCCTTCTTTACAAACAAATTGTATTGAAGATTGGGAAACTAAAATTGATGCTATTGTCGAGGAAACCATCGAGCAGGATATGAGCATTATTTCCGGAATTCCGTCTTGGGTTCAAATGTATTTTGAGCGTTTGCAGGAAAAAAGTGGTGGAAAGAAAATAGGCGAGTTATTCAAAAATTTCAATTTGTTCATTTATGGAGGAGTAAATTACGAACCGTATCGAGCAAAGTTTGAAAACATGATTGGGCGTAAAGTCGACAGTATTGAATTGTTTCCGGCTTCTGAAGGATTCTTTGCCTATCAGGATTCTCAAAAATCAAAAGGAATGTTACTTTTATTGAATTCAGGAATTTTCTATGAATTTATTAAAGCAGATGAATTTTTTACAGAAAAGCCAAAAAGCTATACTATTGGAGAAGTTGAACTTGGTGTAAACTATGTTTTGATTATTTCGACAAATGCAGGACTTTGGCGTTATAATATTGGTGATACTGTTCAATTTACGTCTTTGTCTCCATATAGAGTAATTGTTTCAGGAAGAATCAAACATTATATTTCTGCTTTTGGAGAACATGTAATTGCCAACGAAGTCGAAAACGCCATGAAAGAAGCAACCGATGGAACCAAAATTGTAATCAACGAATTTACAGTAGCACCACAAATTAATCCGTCAAGCGGATTGCCATATCACGAATGGTTGGTTGAATTTGAAACGGAACCAGAAGATATGGAAGTTTTTGCAGAAGCAATTGACAACTCAATGCGAAAGCAAAATATCTATTATGATGACTTAATTACGGGTAGTGTTTTGCGAAAAGTAGTTGTGACCAAAGTTTCTAAAAACGGATTTCAGGAGTATATGAAATCTCAGGGAAAACTAGGCGGACAAAATAAAACGCCAAGATTGTCGAATGATAGAAAGATTGCAGATAATTTGAAGTAA
- the folB gene encoding dihydroneopterin aldolase, with the protein MGVIKLKNIRTFSYHGCLIEEGKIGSDYTVDLKIKANLQKSADSDHLADTVDYVHLNKIVTEEMAIRSHLLEHVAKRINNRVLAEIESVEKTTVWVSKINPPIGGDVETVTIKMTEIRK; encoded by the coding sequence ATGGGAGTTATAAAACTAAAAAACATTCGTACTTTTTCATATCACGGATGTTTAATTGAAGAAGGAAAAATTGGATCTGACTATACTGTAGATCTAAAAATTAAAGCTAATTTACAGAAATCAGCAGATAGTGATCATTTAGCAGACACTGTTGATTATGTACATTTAAATAAAATTGTTACCGAAGAAATGGCAATTCGTTCGCATTTATTAGAACATGTTGCTAAAAGAATCAATAATCGTGTACTTGCTGAGATAGAAAGTGTAGAAAAAACAACAGTTTGGGTTTCTAAAATAAATCCTCCTATAGGTGGTGATGTTGAAACAGTTACTATAAAAATGACGGAAATTAGAAAGTAA
- a CDS encoding LysE family transporter, which produces MINDILAGLPWGLFLSFMVGPVFFVLLETSITKGFRAALVFDLGVVLGDVFFIAIAYLGSYRLIQSLKDKPALFIFGGIVMLMYGIISFLKLKKEEKINDEEIDRDIIKRNYASLFVKGFLLNVINIGVLGFWLAVIISIGPKLEMQNSRMFTFFTAVIITYLVVDCVKILLAKQLKSKMTPTNILKIKKGISIVLMIFGIVLMIQGWFPKEKQMVKNAFENIEK; this is translated from the coding sequence ATGATAAATGATATTTTGGCTGGACTGCCATGGGGACTTTTTTTGAGTTTTATGGTAGGTCCGGTATTTTTTGTACTATTAGAAACCAGTATAACAAAAGGATTCAGAGCTGCATTAGTCTTTGATCTTGGTGTAGTATTAGGTGATGTTTTTTTTATAGCAATTGCTTATTTAGGAAGTTACAGACTCATTCAGAGTTTAAAAGATAAACCGGCACTTTTTATTTTTGGCGGAATTGTTATGCTGATGTATGGTATAATTTCATTTTTGAAATTAAAAAAAGAAGAAAAAATCAATGACGAAGAGATTGATCGTGATATTATAAAAAGAAACTATGCAAGTTTGTTTGTAAAAGGCTTTTTACTCAACGTTATTAACATTGGTGTATTAGGTTTTTGGTTGGCAGTTATAATTTCTATCGGACCAAAATTAGAAATGCAAAATTCAAGAATGTTTACTTTTTTTACCGCCGTGATTATTACTTATTTAGTAGTTGATTGTGTTAAGATATTATTAGCCAAACAGTTAAAATCAAAAATGACACCAACTAATATTCTAAAAATCAAAAAAGGAATTAGTATTGTTTTAATGATTTTTGGTATTGTTTTAATGATTCAAGGCTGGTTTCCAAAAGAAAAACAAATGGTTAAAAACGCTTTTGAGAATATTGAAAAGTAG
- the rnr gene encoding ribonuclease R: MSKKIRKPIKSEKDFSSKIIKILSQHANKPFNYKQIAAKLELDDTKSRNQIIKDLKILASQNKIVEAEPGKYLIKAVSQDYYEGTIDMTSRKTAYFICPDFSEDVFIPTNNLNRALDKDKVKVYVYNRRKGKRPEGEVIEVIERNKTDFVGVIDIQPNFAFVSTANPKMYTDIFIPKDKIGEAENGDVVLVTIEDWPKRADSPFGSVVKVLGKPGEHDTEIHAILAEYGLPSDFPTEVEVYAQKIDTSIQESEIAKRRDMRDTLTFTIDPKDAKDFDDALSFKKLENGNYEIGIHIADVSYYLEEGTILDDEAYQRATSVYLVDRVVPMLPEVLSNFACSLRPNEEKYTFSAIFEVSENSQVINQWFGRTVIYSDQRFAYEEAQYIIETKDNTIPLDISITGDSYVVSDEIVDATLKLDELAKILRKKRMANGAISFDKVEVKFDLDAEGEPEGVYFKISKDANHLIEEFMLLANRKVAEYVGKQKKTFVYRIHDEPNEDKLIAMQGVIAKFGYKIDFRNKGDISKSLNALMEEVNGKKEQNLIDTLAIRSMSKAKYSTDNIGHYGLAFDYYSHFTSPIRRYPDVMVHRLLQYYLDGGKSVDEETYETKSLHCSNMEGLATNAERDSIKYMQVKYMQDHQDEEFLGVISGVTEWGIYVEIISNKCEGMVRIREIKDDYYTFDEKQYALVGATSNSILQLGDEIYVKVKNADLVKKQLDFHFLRRAE, translated from the coding sequence ATGAGTAAGAAAATTAGAAAGCCGATAAAAAGTGAGAAAGATTTCTCTAGTAAAATAATAAAAATTTTATCGCAACATGCTAATAAACCATTTAATTACAAACAAATAGCAGCGAAGCTTGAACTTGACGATACTAAAAGTCGCAACCAAATTATAAAAGATTTAAAGATTCTGGCTTCTCAAAATAAGATTGTAGAGGCAGAACCGGGAAAATATTTAATTAAAGCAGTTAGCCAGGATTATTACGAAGGAACGATTGATATGACGAGCCGTAAAACGGCTTATTTTATTTGTCCTGATTTTAGTGAAGATGTTTTTATTCCGACGAATAATTTAAATCGTGCATTAGATAAAGACAAAGTAAAAGTTTACGTTTATAACAGAAGAAAAGGTAAAAGACCTGAAGGTGAAGTAATTGAAGTTATAGAAAGAAATAAAACTGATTTTGTTGGAGTTATTGACATTCAGCCAAATTTTGCTTTTGTTTCTACTGCAAATCCTAAAATGTACACTGATATTTTTATTCCAAAGGATAAAATAGGTGAGGCCGAAAATGGTGATGTTGTTTTAGTTACGATAGAAGATTGGCCTAAAAGAGCCGATAGTCCGTTTGGATCAGTAGTTAAGGTTTTAGGAAAACCCGGAGAACATGATACCGAAATTCACGCAATTTTAGCTGAATATGGTTTACCATCAGATTTCCCGACAGAAGTAGAGGTTTATGCCCAAAAAATAGATACTTCTATACAAGAAAGCGAAATTGCTAAACGTCGTGATATGCGTGATACACTAACATTCACGATAGATCCAAAAGATGCAAAAGATTTTGATGATGCTTTGTCTTTCAAAAAGTTAGAGAATGGAAATTACGAAATTGGAATTCATATTGCCGATGTTTCGTATTATCTTGAAGAAGGAACAATCTTAGATGATGAAGCTTATCAACGTGCAACTTCGGTTTATTTAGTAGATAGAGTAGTGCCAATGCTTCCGGAAGTTTTATCTAATTTTGCCTGTTCGTTACGACCAAATGAAGAGAAATATACATTCTCGGCTATTTTTGAAGTTTCAGAGAATTCACAAGTTATTAACCAATGGTTTGGTAGAACAGTAATTTATTCAGATCAACGATTTGCATATGAAGAAGCTCAGTATATTATTGAAACAAAAGACAATACGATTCCGCTTGATATTTCTATCACAGGAGATTCTTACGTTGTTTCTGATGAAATTGTTGATGCGACTTTAAAATTAGATGAATTAGCTAAGATTTTAAGAAAGAAAAGAATGGCAAATGGCGCTATTTCTTTTGATAAAGTTGAAGTGAAATTTGACTTAGATGCTGAAGGGGAACCAGAAGGAGTTTACTTTAAAATTTCAAAAGATGCCAATCATTTAATTGAAGAGTTCATGCTTTTAGCCAATAGAAAAGTGGCTGAATATGTTGGTAAACAAAAGAAAACTTTTGTTTATAGGATTCACGATGAACCTAATGAAGATAAATTAATTGCAATGCAAGGCGTTATTGCTAAGTTTGGTTATAAAATTGATTTCCGTAACAAAGGTGATATTTCGAAATCATTGAATGCTTTAATGGAAGAAGTAAATGGTAAAAAAGAGCAAAATTTAATTGATACTCTTGCTATTAGAAGTATGAGCAAGGCCAAATATTCGACAGATAATATTGGTCATTACGGATTAGCTTTTGATTATTATAGCCATTTTACATCGCCAATTCGTCGTTATCCTGACGTTATGGTACACCGTTTGTTGCAATATTATCTTGACGGAGGTAAATCTGTAGATGAAGAAACATACGAAACTAAATCTTTGCATTGTTCTAATATGGAAGGTTTAGCGACTAATGCTGAACGAGATAGTATTAAATACATGCAGGTTAAATACATGCAGGATCATCAGGACGAAGAGTTTTTGGGTGTTATTTCGGGAGTTACTGAGTGGGGAATTTATGTTGAAATTATTTCTAACAAATGCGAAGGAATGGTAAGAATCAGAGAAATAAAAGATGATTATTATACTTTTGATGAAAAGCAATATGCTTTAGTTGGAGCAACTTCAAACAGTATATTACAATTAGGAGATGAAATTTACGTAAAAGTGAAAAATGCTGATTTAGTGAAAAAACAATTAGATTTTCATTTTTTAAGAAGAGCAGAATAA
- a CDS encoding DUF2007 domain-containing protein, protein MESFKTIAVFNYQHETVVLKHLLEQAEIPYYFENEITLSVAPMYSAALGGIKLKVHPNDFEEVQQILDNLNNPLKIV, encoded by the coding sequence ATGGAAAGCTTCAAAACCATTGCAGTATTCAATTATCAGCACGAAACCGTAGTTCTCAAACACTTATTAGAACAAGCAGAAATTCCGTATTATTTCGAAAACGAAATCACCCTTTCTGTGGCTCCAATGTACTCGGCAGCACTTGGCGGAATCAAACTCAAAGTTCATCCAAACGATTTCGAAGAAGTTCAGCAAATTCTGGACAATCTTAATAACCCACTTAAAATTGTTTAA
- a CDS encoding peptidase — MAKKKFDFRKKLFLKTRLVILNEDTFEEIFSLKLNLMNVFVTFTLGGIFLILVTTFIIAFTPLREFIPGYSSSQLKRNATELAIKSDSLETALKKNEAYINGIQKVLKGELEYAKFNKDSILAEVDVPTEVNMKASEEEIKLREDVAKEEKKSVEKSPSKNKSDKK, encoded by the coding sequence ATGGCTAAGAAAAAATTCGATTTTAGAAAGAAATTATTCCTCAAAACCCGATTGGTAATTTTGAATGAAGACACTTTTGAAGAAATTTTTTCGCTGAAACTTAACTTAATGAATGTTTTTGTAACGTTTACTTTAGGTGGTATATTCTTAATTTTAGTCACTACTTTTATTATTGCTTTTACACCTTTAAGAGAGTTTATTCCGGGTTACTCTTCTTCTCAATTAAAAAGAAATGCAACAGAGTTAGCTATAAAATCTGATTCACTAGAAACCGCTTTAAAGAAAAATGAAGCTTATATAAATGGAATTCAAAAAGTTTTAAAAGGCGAATTAGAATACGCAAAATTCAATAAAGATTCTATTTTAGCAGAAGTTGACGTACCTACAGAAGTAAATATGAAAGCCTCTGAAGAAGAAATTAAATTAAGAGAAGACGTGGCGAAAGAAGAGAAGAAGTCCGTAGAAAAATCACCAAGTAAAAACAAGAGTGACAAGAAATAA
- the rpiB gene encoding ribose 5-phosphate isomerase B — protein sequence MKISIGNDHAGPDYKKAIVAMLKAKGYEVTNYGTDSEDSVDYPDFGHPVATDVSEGKADFGIVICGTGNGIAMTANKHPKVRAGLCWTKEIAYLTRLHNDANIVSIPARFTSIPQAVEIVETFLTTAFEGGRHQNRVNKIACS from the coding sequence ATGAAAATTTCGATAGGAAACGACCACGCAGGACCAGATTATAAAAAAGCAATCGTTGCGATGCTTAAAGCAAAAGGATATGAAGTAACTAATTATGGTACAGATTCTGAAGATTCTGTTGATTATCCGGATTTTGGTCACCCTGTTGCGACTGATGTATCTGAAGGTAAAGCTGATTTTGGAATTGTAATCTGCGGAACAGGAAACGGAATTGCAATGACTGCTAACAAACACCCAAAAGTAAGAGCTGGTTTATGCTGGACTAAAGAAATTGCTTATTTAACCCGTTTACATAACGATGCCAACATTGTTAGTATTCCGGCGCGTTTTACTTCGATCCCACAAGCAGTAGAAATAGTTGAGACGTTTTTAACAACTGCATTTGAAGGAGGAAGACACCAAAACAGAGTGAATAAAATCGCTTGTTCGTAA
- a CDS encoding DUF1294 domain-containing protein, with protein MKVLLLSLLFINIIVFILAGYDKNQARKNKRRIPENTLFFFEAIGGTIGLLLAMLFFKHKTSKTSFIVKFSLIFFIQAVLIYLYLTNKI; from the coding sequence ATGAAAGTTTTATTACTGTCTTTATTATTTATAAATATCATTGTTTTTATTCTTGCCGGATATGATAAAAATCAAGCCAGAAAAAATAAACGAAGAATTCCAGAAAACACATTGTTTTTCTTTGAAGCAATTGGCGGTACAATAGGATTATTGTTAGCAATGTTATTCTTCAAACATAAAACGAGTAAAACTTCATTTATTGTCAAATTCTCCCTGATTTTTTTTATTCAGGCTGTTTTAATTTATCTCTACCTAACTAATAAAATATAG
- a CDS encoding twin-arginine translocase TatA/TatE family subunit — translation MGRLGLTEILVIVGIVILLFGGKKIPELMKGLGSGIKEFKNAAKDDQPAATKKEEEETK, via the coding sequence ATGGGAAGATTAGGTCTTACAGAAATCCTTGTAATAGTAGGTATTGTGATTTTACTTTTTGGAGGTAAAAAAATTCCAGAATTAATGAAAGGTTTAGGAAGCGGAATTAAAGAATTCAAAAACGCTGCTAAAGACGATCAACCTGCTGCTACCAAAAAAGAAGAGGAAGAAACTAAATAA